One Lucilia cuprina isolate Lc7/37 chromosome 4, ASM2204524v1, whole genome shotgun sequence DNA segment encodes these proteins:
- the LOC124419239 gene encoding uncharacterized protein LOC124419239 codes for MLPIRSPSRNTSQTQNSSNIQQILNDDTNPNTTQQIQTPQTQNPPLVSYFPQSNYDLCATSVKLPQFWTNCPDAWFIHAEMQFTTKGISLDRTKYEHIITALPQEVILTVLDIIQNPPPNNLYNNLKKVLVERHSLSETSRLEKILSDSEMGNRKPSEFYRSLSLLAGNSFSPDILKKLWLRKLPKSLNVALTGSNHNDISEMIQLADKIWEVMFNGEVANIKEHNPTNIEHVVENLTKTLCENVTKLCIEVNSLKKELNDRQARSSFRSRCRRNSRSRVRSTSRDWLCRFHYRFGDKAIRCEQPCSNNKNSSN; via the coding sequence ATGTTGCCAATTCGTTCACCCTCGCGCAATACTTCCCAAACTCAAAACAGTAGTAATATACAACAGATTTTAAATGATGACACAAATCCTAACACCACACAACAAATACAAACTCCTCAAACACAGAACCCTCCTTTAGTCAGTTATTTTCCACAATCAAATTACGATCTGTGTGCGACTTCTGTCAAACTTCCTCAGTTTTGGACAAATTGTCCTGATGCGTGGTTTATTCATGCAGAGATGCAGTTTACAACCAAGGGCATATCTTTAGATAGGacaaaatatgaacatattATTACAGCACTTCCACAAGAAGTAATATTAACTGTTCTAGATATCATACAGAATCCACCACCTAATAATCTTTATAATAATCTGAAAAAGGTATTAGTAGAACGACATTCACTGAGTGAAACTTCCCGGTTAGAGAAAATATTGTCCGACAGTGAAATGGGTAACAGAAAACCATCCGAATTTTATCGCTCATTGTCTCTTTTAGCTGGAAATAGTTTTAGTCCAGATATCTTAAAGAAATTATGGTTGAGGAAATTACCAAAGAGTCTTAATGTAGCTTTAACAGGATCAAATCATAACGACATTTCCGAAATGATACAATTAGCAGATAAGATATGGGAAGTTATGTTTAATGGCGAAGTGGCAAATATAAAAGAacataacccaacaaacattgAACATGtagtagaaaatttaacaaaaactttgtgTGAAAATGTGACGAAACTATGCATTGAAGTCAACTCTCTTAAAAAGGAGTTAAATGACAGGCAAGCACGTTCTTCTTTTCGAAGTAGGTGTAGGAGAAATTCACGTTCAAGAGTTCGTTCTACTAGCAGAGATTGGCTTTGTAGATTTCATTACCGTTTTGGAGATAAAGCTATTCGTTGCGAACAACCCTGttccaataataaaaattcgtcAAACTAA
- the LOC124419240 gene encoding guanine nucleotide-binding protein subunit alpha homolog: protein MDTRHEIVEALTKGGIHFPPTATVAQLRTIYGQVQEACEIPSLKDEPTQNTAAKALPSIGSLTIEPSAVMKTAVEEPAVIRSDETPADLGHISEAQPDKIMPSVHYAANKTNTVQQETSDSVNYFLDEIDRLAMNDYTPTHKDILHCRKATKGVYEFSVKIQVKYPFVFVDVGGQRTQRQKWTRCFDTSVTSIIFLVSTSEFDQVLAEDRMTNRLEESRNIFDTIVNNNTFKGISIILFLNKMDLLEQKVKNPETDIRWFYPQFNGNPHSLLDVQNFILQMFMSVRKSQQSRTYHHFTTAIDTRNINVVFNSVKDTILQRNLNALMLQ from the exons ATGGATACACGCCACGAAATTGTGGAAGCCCTTACCAAGGGGGGAATACATTTTCCACCGACAGCCACAGTTGCCCAGTTGCGGACCATTTATGGACAAGTGCAAGAGGCTTGTGAGATTCCGAGTTTAAAAGATGAACCAACACAAAATACTGCTGCAAAAGCATTGCCCAGCATTGGAAGCTTGACTATAGAGCCATCTGCTGTAATGAAAACTGCCGTAGAAGAACCTGCTGTCATTAGGTCTGATGAAACACCTGCTGACTTAGGCCATATTTCTGAGGCCCAACCGGATAAAATTATGCCGTCTGTGCACTATGCAGCCAATAAGACCAACACAGTGCAACAAGAAACT agCGATTCAGTAAATTATTTCTTAGATGAAATTGACCGCTTGGCTATGAATGATTACACTCCAACACATAAGGATATTTTGCATTGTCGGAAAGCTACGAAGGGTGTTTATGAATTTTCCGTAAAAATTCaagtaa aaTATccctttgtttttgttgatgttgGTGGGCAACGTACACAAAGACAAAAATGGACTCGATGCTTTGACACTTCGGTAACATcgattatatttttagtttccaCTTCTGAGTTTGATCAAGTTCTAGCTGAAGATAG aaTGACAAATCGTTTAGAGGAATCTAGAAATATTTTCGATActattgtaaataataatacatttaaaggtatttcaataattctgtttttaaataaaatggattTGTTGGAACAAAAGGTTAAAAATCCAGAGACTGATATCCGTTGGTTTTATCCACAATTCAATGGTAATCCTCATTCGCTTTTGGACgtccaaaattttatattgcaaATGTTTATGAGCGTTCGCAAAAGTCAACAAAGTCGCACATATCATCATTTTACAACTGCCATAGACACGCGCAACAtaaatgttgtatttaattCTGTCAAAGATACAATTTTACAACGAAATTTAAATGCATTAATGTTGCAGTAA
- the LOC111689482 gene encoding cytochrome c oxidase subunit NDUFA4 — MQGLGLQSIKKNPALIPLYVCVGAGACAAVFYIFRLATRNPDVTWNRSSNPEPWQEYKDKQYKFYSPIRDYSKVKSPAPNYEE, encoded by the exons ATGCAAGGACTTGGTTTACAAAGTATTAAAAAGAATCCAGCA CTTATTCCGCTCTACGTCTGTGTTGGAGCTGGAGCTTGTGCTGCTGTATTTTACATATTCCGTTTGGCTACCAGAAATCCAGATGTAACATGGAATCGTTCATCCAATCCAGAGCCATGGCAGGAATACAAAGATAAACAATATAAG ttttactcTCCTATCAGGGACTACAGCAAAGTTAAATCTCCAGCACCAAACTATGAAGAATAA